TTGTGGAGCGCTTCGCATCACTTCTGCATGGAGGAGGCTCTGATGAGGCCCGGTAAGGCGATGCCCGTTGAGTTAACGAAACGTCATGGACAGATTGTCGCTTCTGAGTCCATTCGCGATGTATTCGATGCGCTGCGTGAACTCGTAACGAACTCAGATGATAGCTACCACCGGATGGGTCACAAGGGCGGCCGGATAATCGTCGAGGTTAAGCGTCATCGAGGTAGCGTTCCCTCGGTCATCAGAATCCGTGACCGCGCTCAGGGTATGACGTTGGAAGAAATGAAAGCGAAGATCCGGCGCGTCGGCGACCGGACCAGCAGTTCAGGGGACCGGGGGTTCTTCGCCCGTGGAGCGCGTGACTGTGCAGCGTTGGGGGACATGACGTTTGAGTCGATTAAGGACGGGCGCTACCATAAAGCGCAGTTCACCAGGAACTGGGACTTCATTCCCTGGGAAGCCGATGGGCGCAAAGGTGGGTCTCCGCTTGCCACCAAAGAGGATCACGACCGCCTTGGCATAAAGGGACACGGCACTGTGGTGACGATTGAAACCCAAATGAGGGTTCCCAGGTTTCGCACGTTCGAGGAGCGTCTCCCGCTCTTCTGGCCGCTCCGCGACATTCTCGATGAGAACGGCCCGTCTGAGGTGCTCATTGCAGACGGGACCCAGCAAACACTCGCCCCGATTAAAGTGTGCTACCGGATGCCAGAGGCAGAGTTGGTGCTTGATGAGTCATACGCCGTTCCCGGATACGAGGGCGCGTCTGCACACCTCCGCATCTACAGGGCGCCTGATCCCCTCGTTGACGACGCGGACCGATTTCGCCGGTCAGGCATCATCGTCAAGGCGACTCGAGCAATCCATGAATGTTCCTTCCTGCTGGCCCGAGAGTTGGAGAGCGAACCGCTTGCGCGCCGGTACTTCGGGCGTCTTGAGTGCGAGTTCATTGACACCATATGCGAGGAATGGGATGCAGCACGTGAAGCCGGGGAATCACACACCGCGAAAAATCCCGAGTTCCTAGTCGATCCGCAGAGGCAGCGTGGGCTCTCCAGAACTCATCCGTTCACGGCGGCGTTGTATGAGTATCCGACGAGCAAGGTGCGAGAACTCGTGGCCGAAGACCGGCGTTCGGTGACCCAGGATGCGGGCAGCATCGGCAGCGAGGCACTTCAGAAGAGGCTGAGGGATCTTGCCAAGCTCGCCGAGCGATTCCTGCAAGATGAGGGTGAGGCCGAGGACCTAATCACAGACGATGAAGAAGTGCAGGACGATCTGTTCCAGTCCGGCGTTCTCCTCGTTCCGACCTATGCCAAGATCCGAGAGGGGAGAGAGCGAAACCTGACCCTCTACGTGTCGACCAAGCTAGCGGTCACGAGTGAGACTGAGTTTGCTGTGACCGCGGATAGCGGCTCCGTAACCGTTGTCGATTCGGTTGTTTATCTCCGGCCTCACAAGAAGCGCCGGGACGTCATGCTCGGCACCATTGTTTTGCGAGGGGAGTCTACCGAGGAAGGCATTCTGGTCAGCGCGTCCGCGGTGGGATTGCCCAGTGCCGAAGCTCTGGTTAGCATCGTCCCTGATGCTATAGAGGATCGGAACTTCATCGAGAAGCTTGAGTTCGAACACAAAAACTACAAGGTGCGAGAGGGCCGTAAGAAGACGCTGAGGATATTCGCTCAATACCCGGATCTTGTCACTGGGGAAACACCAATCCGTGTAATCTCAAGCTCGCCGCAGGATGTCGTCGTTCGCGGTCACGCCACCCTTGTGCCAGTTGATGGAACAAACTTCGCGGCAGCGGAGATTGTCATTGAGGCTCGCCGTCAGCTCGCTGCGCCGGTGACCATCACGGCCTCCGCGAACGACGCGTCATGCGTCGCGCAAGTGAGGGTGGTCCAGGACGAGCGACAAGGTGTGCCGCTGAGGATTGACATAGTCGACAAACCACTGTGGGGCTTCAGGGCTCAGTGGTCCGATGCCGAGGGCAGACCCAATGTGCTGCAGGTGTCCGCACAGCATCCTTCGGTGAGGCGCTATCTCGGCGCAGCCCCGGAATACGCCGGTCAAGATTCGTCCCTTTGTCGACTGCTGCTTGCCGAAATCGTCAGCGAAGCAATCTGCAGACGGACTCTTACCTATCAGGCTAGGAATCGCTCCTGGGAGTTCGACTGGGCGCGGATGCAAGACAATGAGGAAATTGTCGACAACGTAATGGTTCATTTCAACCGACTCACTCAGTCATTCCTGCCAATGGCCCACAAGGCGATGCTTGGCGACAGTGAGGTTCGCAAATTCGTCGAGTCAACAGAGGCTACTCACAGGCAAGAGGACGGACAGCTCTTCTGAGACGTGATATATCGGGCTCGTATCGGCTTCATTCGAGTGTTGTGTTTAACCCGAACGTCGAAGTCCTCTTAGCGGTCATAGGGCTGGTCAACATCCTCAACACCTTGACGGTGCATCCGAGATTGACTGAGCAGGAGCGGTCAAGATGAGGCAAAAGTCCGTCGCGATGCGCCCTATGTGTCGCTGGTTATCCGTTCAGCCAGATCTCGTAGTCTGCGGCATCGCTAGGCAGGTACAGCTTCCATGTTGCGACCCACCGCCCAGTCTCGCTCTTGCCCGTGAAGTAGTACGGGCCGGGACCAAGCATGTCACGCATCACTACAAGGTCGTCTTCTGCGACGTACCAGTCTCTTGCCCGCTGCTCCAGCACCAACCCGACTCGGGCGACTGCGGTTGACGTTCCCAGTGCTCTGAGATACTCGATGACGTTCGATGAGTCCACGAATGGCAGCGATGCGAGACTGCGGAAGACTTCTTCCGGGCCGCCGCACAAGTCGGAGCGATTGACCGCGTCGACTAGCGTTCGTTCTCGGGACGACACCCGCACTACTCCTCCGGGCCGCCGAAGCAGTGTCGTGAAGCGGACGTCACCCTCGGGCTTCAACGGGCTTGGCAGGTCGTAGCGTTCGTAGGAGAAGCCGCGGTAGGCGAATCGCCTGACCCTTCTGGTGGTAGTGAACTGAACCCTACGCCATGGGGAGTGGGCGAGACCGTGTGCCTCTAAGGCAGAGTGATAGACGAGTGTGGTGTCGGGAGCCAATTTCGTCGCAACCACGAATGGGTCCGGTTCGACCGAAGCGTACTGACCTGCCCGAGAGACGTACACGCCTCGCACGACACGGTCGACGAGTCCTCTCCGAGTGGCTCGCATCAGGAGGTTGTAGTGTGTCTGACTCTCGCCTAGCTCGCTGCGGAACTCGTCGAGTGAGAACACGGGATGCACTTCTAAGTAGGACTGAACACCCATAATTGGTCTCCTTGACGAGATACTATCACTGAAAGTGACACTTTTGAGTCGAAATTCCCAATACAGACGACCTAGACCCTGCAAGAACTCCCAAGTTAGCGCAAAATCAGCGTATCAATCACCAACGCCGCCGATTCCACAAGGAGCCTGACGCAGGTCAGAACCGGCTCCCCGGCGGCAGCGTGAGAATGAACGTCGTGCCGACTCCGACTTCGCTCTCAACCCGCACCTCGCCGCCGATCAGCGTCGCGAATTGTCGGCACAGCGGAAGTCCGAGCCCGGTCCCTCTCGACTTCGCGACACCAGGCTGCTGCAACTGGACGAAAGGCTCGAAGATACGCTCGAGCTCCTCGGAGGGAATTCCTGGTCCCGTATCAGCGACCGAGTACGTCACTGAGCCGTCACCGGAGTCTTCAAGCGTGAGTGTCACTGCGCCGCTATCGGTGAAACTGATCGCGTTGCCGGTCAGGTTGAAAAGGATCTGCCGGACCTTCATCGCGTCTGAGATGATTTCACTCCCGGAGTACGTGCACGCCACATTGAGTGCCAAGTGCTTCGTTTCGGCGAGCGGCCGCATGTTCTCAGCGATCTCGTACAGGAGTGCCGCGGGGTCGAACGGTGCGCGCGTGATCTCGGTCGCTCCGATCTCCACCTTGGCCACGTCGAGGATGTCGTTGATGAGCGTCAAGAGTTGCTTGCCTGAGCGGTTGATCATCGCCGCCTGGCGGTGTTGCTCCTCGTTGAGGTTCCCGGCGAGCCCTTGAACCAGGATGCCGGAGAATCCGATGATCGAGTTCATCGGCGTGCGGAGCTCGTGACTCATGTTCGCCAGAAAGCGGGTCTTGGCGGTGTTTGCTTCCTCTAGGAGCCGGTTTGTCTCACGTAGCTCGCGCGTGCGCTCCTCCACGATCTCTTCAAGGCGGTCTCGATGGCGAGCCAGCTCGATTTCTGCGGTTTTTCGTGCCGTGATGTCGATAAGGACGCCCTGGAGCGAGTTGACCGTACCGTCGGTACCACGGACAGGCCAACTCTGATCTGCGACCCAGCGGGTCTCACCTTCCGGCGTAAGGATGCGGTACTCGAGTTCGATGTTGATGGCATCCGCATCAAGGTACGCCGCGATCTCCCGAGTGACACGTTCGACGTCGTCAGGATGGATGAGCCGACTGTGAAGGAATTTCTCTCGCATGAGCGTCGCCGCGTCGTAGCCAAACCGGGTGACACCGCGGGACACGAACTCGAGCGGCCAACCCTCGCTGTTTCCCCACGTGAACGCTACCGCTGGGCTGCGGGCGAGGATCTCGTCGAGGTCGACGATCCGCCGTTCGGCCAGGCGCCGCTCAGTGACATCGGTCATGATAGAGAGGGCCCACGTTTCGCCGCTCAGGACGACCGGTTTCGTCGCGAACCCGACCACGCGTTCGGTACCGTCCTTGCGGACTATGGGAAACTCGACGTAGGGCAGATCGCCGTTGAGCGCCTCGGTTGTGAGGCGCACCGCCTCCGCTCGGCGCACCGCATCAGGGTAGACGAGGTTGAACCATCCGTGCTCACGCACTTCGGCAAGCGTGTAGCCGCTGATTGCCTCCATCGCATCGTTATAGACGGCTACGGTGCCATCTTGCTTGGCGAGCGATATGCCTTGTTCGGTCTGCTCGATGATCGCACGGAACCTGGCTTCGCTGTCTCTAAGCGTCCGGTCGCGCTCGATACGCTCCTCTTGGTCAAGCATCAATCTCGCGATCAGGACGAAGCCGATGGGATAAAGAATGAGCACAGGTGCGGCGATGGCTGCGCGGATATCAGGTCCAATATCGCGCGGCAGGGTGACCGTCAACGCGAGCATGACAAGGTGCACCAACATGCCGAAGAGCCACAACGGGAGCGGACGATTGAGCCACGGGTATCGCCGCCGTAGATAGTACAGCGCTACGCCGAGCGCGGCTGACGTCACGATGACAAGAACGCCCATCGTCACGCCAGCGCTACCGAGCCACACACGGTACGCAATCGCCATTGCGGCGGCGAGGATGCCGGTGACGGGGCCTCCAAAAAATCCCGCGACCGCTAGCACGATCGAGCGACCGTCGAAGACGACACCCGGAGCCACCGTGACAGCGGTCATCATGCCGGCGATCGCTACTGAGCCGTAGAGAAGTCCCGAAAACACGTGGTGTCCGATGGTGTGCCGTTCCCACTGCCGCAGGATTAGCTGGTGCACCACGCTTAAGGTTATGAGCAACGCGATATTGTGGATCAAGCCGAGAACGACCACGTCACGCCCCCTTACCTTCGATCAAGGATAGGTGAACGCTGCGTGAATGTCAGTACGTGCCAGAGTGCTTGGAAGCTACGCGCGCGAATGCAGCGCGCGATAGATCTCGACCATCGCGAGTGTATCGTGGCGGCAGTAGTCGAGCAGGTCACGCCGGATCTGCTCGGCGCGTTGCGGTGGCGTGCCCGCCGCGAGCATCTCGGCCGTCGCGGCCATCGCTTGCTCGCCGTCGCTCACCACGAGCGCGTCGTACGGCGGAAGGTCGGGGGCGAGCACCTGGATTGCTCGCTTGATCGACCATCCGCGCGGACCGAGAATCGGGTGTGAGCAACCGTCTCGGACTACGCGCGTGCCGAGGTCGAAGGCCACTAAGCCCCCGCCGCGCGGAGACCTGAGGCTGGCGTACGAGACGCCCGCATCGGCGAGCTTTCGGGTCAGTGCGTCGAAAAACCCGGGAATCCGTTCGATCAGCGGTTGGCGCCACTCCGGATACCGTAGCGCGATGTCGACAAGCGCGGTGCGCTCGAACGTCGAGTAGTGCACGAACGTGCCCGAGGCGCCGAGGGTCTCGAAGAGGGAGTGCATGAACTCGAGCGCCGGGTCGTGCCGCGCGTGGTCGACGAGGTACTGGGCGTGGGTGAGCGTGCCGTCCTGATCGAGTGAGTGCACCGACCACTGCACCTTCACCGTCTGGAACGGGCTCGTTCCTGGGAACAGCGGAAGCGCGGGATTGACAGTCTCGAAGTCGACGAAGTACAGCGGGAATGGAAGCTCTGAGAGGCGGCTGAGGACGGTCGGCTCCGTGACGAGCTTTCCGTCGACAGCGACTGGGACCTCGCCGCGTGCACACCACTCGGCGAACTCGCACGGGTACGGACGGTCGCACGAGACCCCAGCAGGACGGTCGGGGACATCGGGCAGCGCGAGCACCGCCATCATCCGTGCGAGGTTGAGCGGTACCTCGCGCACGTACTCGAACGCATCCTGGGTG
The nucleotide sequence above comes from Clostridiales bacterium. Encoded proteins:
- a CDS encoding PAS domain S-box protein → MVVLGLIHNIALLITLSVVHQLILRQWERHTIGHHVFSGLLYGSVAIAGMMTAVTVAPGVVFDGRSIVLAVAGFFGGPVTGILAAAMAIAYRVWLGSAGVTMGVLVIVTSAALGVALYYLRRRYPWLNRPLPLWLFGMLVHLVMLALTVTLPRDIGPDIRAAIAAPVLILYPIGFVLIARLMLDQEERIERDRTLRDSEARFRAIIEQTEQGISLAKQDGTVAVYNDAMEAISGYTLAEVREHGWFNLVYPDAVRRAEAVRLTTEALNGDLPYVEFPIVRKDGTERVVGFATKPVVLSGETWALSIMTDVTERRLAERRIVDLDEILARSPAVAFTWGNSEGWPLEFVSRGVTRFGYDAATLMREKFLHSRLIHPDDVERVTREIAAYLDADAINIELEYRILTPEGETRWVADQSWPVRGTDGTVNSLQGVLIDITARKTAEIELARHRDRLEEIVEERTRELRETNRLLEEANTAKTRFLANMSHELRTPMNSIIGFSGILVQGLAGNLNEEQHRQAAMINRSGKQLLTLINDILDVAKVEIGATEITRAPFDPAALLYEIAENMRPLAETKHLALNVACTYSGSEIISDAMKVRQILFNLTGNAISFTDSGAVTLTLEDSGDGSVTYSVADTGPGIPSEELERIFEPFVQLQQPGVAKSRGTGLGLPLCRQFATLIGGEVRVESEVGVGTTFILTLPPGSRF
- a CDS encoding DUF2779 domain-containing protein, producing the protein MNLTDRLSKSRYVKGLRCPRALYLSVHRYELATPPDTAQQMRFDVGHRVGDLAQARYPDGILIEEGPLEHSDAVTRTRGLIGQGAATLFEAAFTHDNVKVRVDVLRRLPEGGWELIEVKSTVGYRREKHLPDVGVQLHVLLGSGIDVRRVSLMHLDRAYVYPGGAYDPYSVLAATDVTQDAFEYVREVPLNLARMMAVLALPDVPDRPAGVSCDRPYPCEFAEWCARGEVPVAVDGKLVTEPTVLSRLSELPFPLYFVDFETVNPALPLFPGTSPFQTVKVQWSVHSLDQDGTLTHAQYLVDHARHDPALEFMHSLFETLGASGTFVHYSTFERTALVDIALRYPEWRQPLIERIPGFFDALTRKLADAGVSYASLRSPRGGGLVAFDLGTRVVRDGCSHPILGPRGWSIKRAIQVLAPDLPPYDALVVSDGEQAMAATAEMLAAGTPPQRAEQIRRDLLDYCRHDTLAMVEIYRALHSRA